From a region of the Molothrus ater isolate BHLD 08-10-18 breed brown headed cowbird chromosome 15, BPBGC_Mater_1.1, whole genome shotgun sequence genome:
- the HRH2 gene encoding histamine H2 receptor yields the protein MRAGLLHPCSDTMDPCYNHTSSQKSMDPPLQLLVGFFLGILIVITLCGNIIVCLAVTLDRRLRSVTNRIIVSLAITDLLLGLLVLPFSAFYELTKEWPFGSVLCNIYTSLDVMLCTASILNLLMISLDRYFAITTPLRYGQVVTPSRVAVGLAVIWTVSLMVSFLPIHLGWNTKGTAVENTGPTCSKECTLAVNLVYGLVDSLLTFYIPLVIMCITYYRILRIAREQAKRINHTWGNAPMPPMVKEHKATVTLAVVLGAFIICWFPYFTLFTYRGVWGDSQVKGTPMSIVLWLGYANSALNPILYGTLNKDFRVAYQNLLHCCRTGHPRNSHLPPLQKAQPRGRQGQGRQESKPLKLEVRNEKGTLLTDGALKSTGAFL from the exons ATGTTACAACCACACAAGCTCTCAAAAAAGCATGGACccccccctgcagctgctggtcGGGTTCTTTCTGGGCATCCTCATCGTGATCACTCTCTGTGGTAACATCATTGTCTGCCTGGCCGTCACCCTGGACCGGCGGCTGCGGAGCGTGACAAACCGCATCATCGTCTCCCTGGCCATCACAgacctgctgctggggctgctggtgctgcccttctctgcttTCTATGAGCTCACCAAGGAGTGGCCCTTTGGCAGCGTTTTGTGCAACATCTACACCAGCCTGGACGTCATGCTGTGCACGGCCTCCATCCTCAACCTCCTCATGATCAGCCTGGACCGCTACTTTGCCATCACCACCCCGCTCCGCTACGGCCAGGTGGTCACTCCCTCCCGGGTGGCCGTGGGCTTGGCCGTCATCTGGACCGTTTCACTGATGGTCTCCTTCCTACCCATCCACCTGGGCTGGAACACCAAGGGGACAGCAGTGGAAAACACAGGCCCCACCTGCAGCAAGGAGTGCACGCTGGCAGTGAACCTTGTGTACGGGTTGGTGGACAGCTTGCTCACCTTCTACATCCCTCTGGTCATCATGTGCATCACCTACTACCGGATACTCAGGATAGCCAGGGAGCAAGCCAAGAGGATAAACCACACGTGGGGCAACGCGCCCATGCCTCCCATGGTGAAGGAGCACAAAGCCACCGTGACGCTGGCAGTGGTGCTGGGAGCCTTCATCATCTGCTGGTTCCCCTACTTCACCCTCTTCACCTACCGGGGCGTGTGGGGGGACAGCCAGGTCAAAGGCACACCCATGTCCATTGTGCTCTGGCTGGGCTATGCCAACTCAGCCCTGAATCCCATCCTCTATGGGACACTCAACAAGGATTTCCGAGTGGCCTACCAGAacttgctgcactgctgcaggacgGGACATCCCAGGAACTCCCACCTGCCTCCCCTGCAGaaggcccagcccaggggcaggcagggccagggcaggcaggagagcaaaCCCTTGAAGCTGGAGGTGAGGAACGAGAAGGGGACTCTGCTCACTGATGGAGCCCTCAAGAG CACTGGAGCTTTCCTGTGA